The DNA region AATATCAAATCTGAGTTGACGGTTTTTAGCAGATTTACATCAAGTGAATTTTTTTCAAGTTGAAGCCATATTAAACACAGTTCATAAAAATGCCAAGAGGTTTATGAGTTAGGCAGAGTTTGGCTTACCAAATTTCTATGTGACCTGTTCAAGAAAGTCTTACATTATTTGTGATAACTTTTAATTAGATTTGTGTTTCAACTCTCTTCAAAAGTTACATGAACCTTGTTTTAGATGAAATAAGAAAAAAGAACGAAAAGGTTTTTAAAAACTTCTTTGACAAAAACTACAAGGATTTAGTTATATACGCCAATGGTTTTTTGTATTGTAAAGATGCTAGCGAAGATGTTGTACAGGAAGTTTTTATTTATTTATGGGAAAACGCCAGTAGTTTAGATATAAAAACATCGTTAAAAAATTATCTTTATTCGATGGTAAGAAATAGGTGTTTTAATTATTTAAAGTCCATAAAAATAGCCGATAGCTACAAAGTACTGGATTTCAATAACACCTTATTTTCTGAACAAGTTTTAGATAAAGCTTCAGAAGAAGAAAAAAAAATAGTTTATAAACAAATACTTAAAATTGTTGATTCACTTCCTGATAAAATGCAGCAAATAGTTAAACTGAAATTTTTTCAAAACTATAAATACTCCGAAATAGCTACAGAAATGGGTGTATCTGTAAATACTGTAAAAACCCAATTAAAGCGAGCTAAACTTAAAATCTCAGAAATGCTAACCATTATACTTGTTTTGTTTGAAATAAATGGTTAAAAACGCAATTTGGTTGATTTATTTTTATGATTTTTAAAATTTTATTGAAAATAATATAATTTTATTGTCACCCATTGTTAAGGTTGTGTTGTCTAAATATTAAATGACCGCAAACAACTAAATAATGGATTTTAAGATCTTAATAAAAAAATTAAACAATACCCTTTCAAAAAATGAAGAGGGCATATTTGATGAATGGTACAATGAATCTGCCGAACACAAACGGTATTTCGATAGTGTAAAAGAAAATTACTCAAAAGATATTGAGATAGTTGATATCCAAAAAGGTTGGAAATCAATATCTGGAAAAATTGAACTGAAACCTAAAAAAACAAACTATTGGAAATATGCGGTTGCCGCATCTGTGGTTTTGCTGTTTTCAATTTCATTTCTGTTTAAATATTCAAACAATAACCCTAAATCAGAACAGCAAATTGTTAATGCAACTGTTGAGCCAGGAAAAGATAAAGCAACCTTAACCCTGGAAAATGGCACTGAAATAGCATTGCAAAAAGGTGCCGTTTATCAATCTGAAACTAGCGTTAGTAATGGAGAGCAGATTACTTACCAATCCAATAATAAAAACACAAACGAAATAAAGTATAACTATTTAACCATACCAAGAGGCGGACAGTTTTTTATAAAACTTGCCGACGGAACACAGGTTTGGTTAAATTCCGAGTCGAAATTAAAATATCCAGTAAGTTTTTCAAACAATGAAGTTAGAAAGGTAGAATTGGTTTACGGAGAAGCTTATTTTGATGTTTCACCTAGCGAAGCTAACAACGGTACTAGATTCAAAGTATTAACCAAAGGACAAGAAATTGAAGTTTTAGGAACAGAATTTAATGTAAAAGCCTATGAGGACGAAACGCACATTTATACCACTTTAGTTGAAGGTAAAGTGGCGCTTCAGGTTAGTGAACATAACGAAGGTTTATTACCAAATCAACAGGCAGTAGTAAATAAAAACAATAGTAATGTGCTAATTACAACAGTAGAAACAAAGTATGAAATCGCTTGGAAAAATGGCTTGTTTAGCTTTAAAAACAAAACGTTAAAAGAAATTATGAAAGTACTATCAAGATGGTACGATGTTAATGTGGTTTTGGAAGATGAAGCTACAGAAAACATCATGTTTAACGGGCAGTTAAGTAAGCATCAGAACATCGAAAATATTTTAAACCTAATTAAAAACACAAACTTTATAAATGCCTATGATATAGACGGAAAAACAATTACAATTAAAAAATAAAAAAGGGAGTAAAGTTTCCACTCGCCAAAGTACAAAACTCCATCCCTTGCTTAAAAACGCTAATTAATTAAAAATGTTAACTAACTAACACAACAAATTTATGGAAATTAATTTAAGAAATGTTTTTTTCTCTCAAAGAAAGAAACTAATTAAAGTTGTTATGAAGAGTTTTGTATTCTTATTATGCGCAACTGTATTTGGTTTTACATCAAACAATATCTTATCTCAAAATGTAAAAATTAATGTTGATGCCAACAAAACACTAAGTGTTGATGGGGTTTTTGATTTAATAATGAATCAAACCGATTATTCATTTGTCTATCAAGCCAATTCGTTTGATTATCACCCTAAAGTACAGTTGAAAAGGGGAAAGATTAAAATTGAGAAACTACTTCAATTAGCACTGACTAAAGGGGAATATTTTTATGATTTATCTTCAGACAAAACAATCGTCATAAAAAAAATACCCGAGAGAACTATTGCGCAAGCAATTGATACAAACTTATCTCAACAAAACATAACAGGAGTTGTTGTAGATGAAAGAGGTGAACCCCTTCCTGGAGTAAATGTATTAGTTAAAGGATTGCAGGCAGGTACTTCAACCGATTTTAATGGTGAATACAAGGTAAATATTCGTAATCAAAATGAAAATACGGTTTTGATATTTACTTTCATGGGGTATAAAGACCAAGAAGTGGTTGTAGGTAACAAAACAGTCATTGATGTGAAAATGGTTCCAAGTCTTGCAGATCTTGACGAGGTAGTTGTTATAGGTTATGGAACATCAAAAATTAAAGATGCCACAGGGGTTATTTCTAGAATAAGCGCGAAAGATATTGAGTATGCTCCCATGGGTGCTAGTGTAGAGAGTCTATTGCAAGGTCGATCGGCTGGAGTTAATGTGCAAATACAATCGGCATCACCTACTTCTCCAATAAGTGTAATTATAAGAGGAGCTTCGTCTCTTTCAGGAAACAACCAACCTTTATGGGTTATAGATGGTGTACCCCAATACTCTTCTACAACTTCAGGTAACATAGCAAACACTTTATACAACTTAAACCTTAATGATGTTAAAAGTGTTGATATTTTAAAAGATGCTTCTGCTACAGCTGTTTATGGCTCTAGAGCTGCTAATGGTGTTGTTATAGTTACAACTAAAAAAGGTAAGGCAGGAATGAAACCTGTTTTTGAAGTTTCTTCTCGTGTTGGAGTTCAAGTAATGGATTTTAATGGATACCAATACTTTGAAGCAGATGAATATAAGGATTTTGCTGATGCAGCAGCTAGAGAAATGGTAATGGCAAGACCTGGATTTGATTACTTCTCTAGATTATATTTAGATCAACAAGCCTTTTTTGATTTAAACTCAAGTGAATACGATAAAACCGATTTACAAGTTTTACCAACTGCATATTTTGATGGAAATACCAAATGGCAAGAAGAGATGACTCAAAACCCTATAGTAACGCAACATGATTTTTCGGTTCGTGGTGGCTCAGAAGCAACAACCTATTTTGTATCCTTCAATTACAGAAATATGGAAGGGATTGTTAAAACAGGCAAAAGTGAATTATATGGCGGTCGTGTAAATTTCGATACCCGAATAAATAGTAATATTAAATTTGGGCTTAATTTAAGTGGTAGCACACGTAACTCTGATGACAAAGATTATATGCTAGATATATTAAAGAAAGTTAGACCAGATATTCCAGCATTTAATGAAGACGGAAGCATTTTTACCAAAGACCGTTACACAGAGAACCCTTACACAACCTTAAAAAATATTCGGTCAGGAAAAGGTATTACATTCAATGGAACTGCTTTTTTAGATATAGGAATTGTAAATGGACTTGATTTCCGTACAGCCTTTACTAACAACTATACAGATAGCCAAAATTTAAATTACTCTAGGTCTGGAAGTACATTTAACACTACCGGTAGCCGAAGTTGGTTTAACAGTAAAGCTTCTTTAAACGTTTGGGAAAACACATTAACGTATGCGAAGATGATTAATAACAAACATGACATTCGTGCTTTAGCTGGCTACTCTGTAGAAAATAATATCGTTCGGGGGTATTCAATGGATGCTACAAACTTTCCAGATGATGACATTTTAAATAACTTCAGCTCTGCAGCTTCTGTAGGAAACATAACCGAAACCCAAACAGAAAACGCATTAATATCTCAATTTGCTCGTTTGCATTATAAATTTGACGATCGTTATATTATCTCTGGTACCATTCGTAGAGACGGGTCATCTCGTTTTGGAGCTGACAAACGTTGGGGGATATTTCCTTCTGGTGCAGCCGCTTGGTTAGTGTCTAGTGAGAAATTCATGCAAAATGAAAATATTACTAAATATGTAAATTATCTAAAACTTAGAGCTTCTTTAGGTTTATCAGGATCACAAAATCTCGGTAACTTTGACTGGATTACACAAGTAGGATCTACTCGGTATAATGAAAACCCAGCTATCCAGCCCAGTTCTATTGGAAACCCTAACTTGCAGTGGGAGCAAACACAAATGTTTGATTTAGGATTAGACTTTGGTTTATTAGATGATAGAATTTATGGTTCTGTTGGTATTTATCAAAAAAGAAGTGATGAATTAATCTATTCATCTCCTTTGGCTCCAAGTTCTGCGTTTAGCAATATTACCTCAAACGTTGCTTCAATTAAAAATGATGGATTTGAATTTGATATCAAGTACGATATCCTTCGTGCCTCAAATCAACGGTTAACCTTTGATTTCAACTTTGCAAAAAATGTAACCAAAGTAACCAAAATCAATGGAGATACGGAAGAACTATTATTTCCTAGTAGCCGCACCACTTACATAAAAATGATAGAAGGTGAAGAAACAGGACAATGGTTTGGCTTCCAAACCGCCGGAAGGTTTTATGTTAATGCAGAAGATGCCATCGCTAATCAAGGTAGAACTGAAACAGGACAAACAACCTATTTAAATAGCGCACAAGAAACAGCAGGCGATTTAATTTTTATCGATCAAGATGGAGACGGTAAAATCACCAATGAAGACCGTGTAAATTTAGGATCATCTGTCCCTAAAGGTTTTGGAGGTTTTGGATTAACCTACCGATATAAAGGTCTTTTTGTAAATGCAGCCTTCACCTACGCTTTTGGCCATACAAGATTGTGGAAAATGCCTCTTAGTGATATTGGATATGTTGGAAATTACAACCAATCAAATTTAATTGCTGGTCAAAGCACCATTTTAAACAGTCCTTATGAAGCAAGCTATCCTAGAATGGCTCAATACGGCATTGGAAGTAATAATAGATTCTCAGATTTCTACCTTCATGATGCTTCGTACTTGCGTCTAAATGCGCTAAATATTACCTATAAACTTCCTAGTAAACTATTTAAAAACATGGTTGTAAATGGAATAGATTTAACCTTTCAAGCAACAAATTTATTCACTATAACTAAATATCCAGGATTTGACCCTCAAGGAAATTGGACTTCTTCTTCTATAGGATCAGGAATGGCTGTAGATGCAAGTACCTATCCAGCCGCACAAATTTACAATCTTGGAATTAAAATCAACCTACAGTAAAAAATCAACAAATGAAAAATTTATTAAATATATCATTGTTCACCTTAATTGTTACGGTGAGCGCCTGTTCAGACTTTTTAGAAAAAGAACCGAGTTATTCCTTAAACGAAGAAAATGCATTAACCTCTTTTAGTAAAGTAGAAGCTGCTCTAGGAGGTATTTATGCAAACTTTAGAACAGACAATTGGTCTGGAGCCCTTTATGTGACTCTTGCCACTAAATCCGGATTTGTAAGATGGAGTAGTGGCGATTATGAGATGGAATATAACCAACTAAATAATACTTATACAGGAAATGGATTTTGGGGCACTTTTTACCAAACATTAAATGCCGCAAATTTTGCAATAAATGGAGCAAATAACCTTCCGCAAAACGCTGTTCCTAGCGAAGCAGATCGTGAAGCTCTAATTGCAGAAGGTAGATGCTTGCGCGCATGGATAAATATTAATTTATTATGGAATTATGGACATTGGTGGAGTGATGATAATGCCAATCCCTACGGATTATTATACAGAGATGAAATAACTAATCTTAGTAATGTTGAGAAAGCTAGAATTTCTGTTGGTGATAGTTATGATAAAATTTTTGAAGATCTTGATTATGCCATTGATAAATTAGGTTCATTCTCAAGTTCAAGATATGTTTCCAAAGAATTTGCAAAAATATTAAAAGCTAAAATTTTACTTTACCGTGGAGGATATAACAATAACACCTCAGAATTAAATGAAGCACTTGCACTAGTTAACGATGTGCTTGATTCTAGTCCAGCAGGTTTTGCAATGCAAGAGGACTTAGCCCAAGTTTATGAAGATGCATGGGATTCTCCAGAAAACTTATTTGTAAGATATTTAGATGAAGATGGGCGTAGAACTTCTAATGCTGGATATTGGTACCCCTATGGATTATCACAGATTGTAGGAGACAGATTGCCTTTAGGTCCAGGAGAAAGCTTAACTGCTGGTCTTGAATATGGAATTGACTGGTTTAAAGCCGATCCAAGGTGGGATATCGTAACTGGACCTGTAAGAGGAGCCGAGACCTGGGATAACAGAATGTATTACACTTGGCCAAAATTAGCTCGTTTAGGTCGTTATGCTGGACTACAATCTAATCCTCCAAATGAGAAGTACGCCGCATACTATTTCAGATATCCTGAATTATATATCATGAAATCAGAATTACTTGCTAGAACAGGGGCTTCAATATCAGATGCCATCGCTCCTATCAATATAATGCGTTCTATACGCACTAACCCGAGTTTACCTAGCTTAAACCCTAGTAATGAACAAGAATTAATGGATTTAATTTTTCAAGAATATTTCTTAGAAACATTTTTAGAAAATGGTAGTGAATTTTTTGCATCACTCAGATTTATGAAAGCAGGTAAACCATGGATAGAAACCATTAAAGGTGGAAAACCTTTAGAAGAAAATAAAATTTGTTATCCAATTCCAAATGAAGAAATGGTAAATAACAGATTAATGATTCAAAATCCAGATTTAGAATAATTTAAACCAAAACGAATATGAAATTCATACAAAAACATATACAAATTATAGCTATTTTAACATACTTACTTAGCTTATATTCTTGCGCAGATGATAGTATAGAATTAAAAATTCCTTATCCTAATGATGTTACTTTTAATGAGCTTGAATTAGATAGATTTACTTATAAAATTCCTACTACCCCCTTTACAACTGGAGATGAAAAATCAGGTGTAATCACCGTAAATGTTTCAGTTGGTGGTAGTGGGGCTTATAGTGGATTTGCACTCTCTAATAAAAACTGGCGTTCTTATCCATGGAACTTAAGTCCAGATTTTGCCCCAGCAGGAGGAATTACGCCAGCTGAAAAACAGGCTTCAATTGATTCTACAGCCTTTAGTGTAACAACCGTAAGACCCAATAGAACTGAAAATTATTTGGTAGGACGCGCAGATGGAGAGGATGCTTACTTTACACTAAGCACTCCTGCAACCGTTGAACATGTACTGGTGGCAAATACTACCTATAACTATTTACTAGCTTCCTACGGTTCTATTTATTCGGGCACATTTAACACTGAAACACAATCCTACACTATTGATGGTTCTAGGGTAAGAAATATTCAAAACCCCAATACCTCAGCTAGTCGATACGGACGTTTTACCTTACCTGCCCCTAATGGATCAAATGCAGTTCGACTAAGTGGTCATGCTGAATTAGCCAAAAGAGAGGCTGGTACTACGGCTGCCGAAGCTACACGAAACGCTGGTGGCACTGAAACTGAAGCAATAAACGATTCCATTGCGGCATATAATGCGCTATCAACGGGCTATATAAAGCTCAAAATAGAAGGTTATTTAAATGAAACACTTACGGGAGATGTTGATTTTTATTTAGCGGCTTTACCAAATATCGATCCAGAAAATCCTGAGTACGATTTCATTTTAAATGATTGGACCAAAGTTGATTTAACTTCCTTAGGAGAAGTAGATAAAGTATTATTCAAAATATCATCCTCTTATACCGATGAGGTTGGTACAATGGTTTATGATCCTACATTTTGTTTGGATGGTATTCGTTTAACAAATTAAAGTCATAATTATGCAATTAATCAAATTAATAAATATAACAGCTATAGTTTTTTTTAGCCTGCTATGGTCTGCACAAATAACCACCGCAGAAGCAGTAGCCTCCACCAAAAACTCTTTTGTGATTAATGGAGAATTAAAAAACTTAAGTAAAGATATCTGGGTGCATCTAAGTGTTAAAGGAACTAAATCTCCTATAGATAGCGTAAAAACCCATCAAGGAAAATTTGTGTTTAAAGGAAGGGTTGAAACCCCTTCCTTATACACGCTTACTTTTTTAAGAAACAAAAAAAAGAAAAATAGCAGACCTCCATATCAACCAAGTTTTCAACTGTTTTTAGAAAATTCAAATATTTCATTACAGGCAGACTTAAATTTATTACCAAATAGCTATTCCGAATTATATAAAAACCCTTTAGCTTATAAAACTGTAAAAGTATCTGGGTCTAAATCACATGATCAGTTCATGGATTTTAAAAATACCCAAGATATTTTAGACCAAAAGCGCTCAAATCTTTTTATGGACAAATACATTGCTTATTTAAACCCTAAAGATGGTGCAGTAAAGGGTTCCATAAGCGAAGGGATTAGTATAGTTCAAGAGATTGATGCTGCCGCTTCAAAAGCCAAGGAAAATATTATCACATTTATCTCAAAAAACAAGAATAATTATGTTGGTCTTGCGGTAGCAAAAAATAGATTGAATAAATTTAATTTTAATGAAATTGAAACTATTATAAATAATTTTTCTTCAGAAATTAAAGAAAGCCAAGCTTTTGCCAACTTTAAAACCGAGGCCACAAGAGTTATGGCTTCGGCTAAAGGAGCTAAATTTATTGATTTCAATTTTAAAGATCACCATGGAAATCTGGTTAAACTTTCAGACCATGTTGGCAAAGGTAAATATGTTTTACTAGAATTTTGGGCCTCTTGGTGTGGACCTTGTCGTACCGATATTCCACACTTAAAAGAAGCTTACAAAGCCTATCACCCTTCAGGATTTGAAGTTATAAGCATATCAATGGATGAGAGTAAAGAAAAATGGCTAGAAGCAATTAAGGAAGAAAAAATGTCTTGGTTACAAGTTTCTGACTTAAAAGCCTTTGACGGAGAATTAAATAAACTGTACAATTTTCAAGGTATCCCTACTTGTATCTTAATTGATCCATCTGGATATATTGTAACTAGGAATATGCGTGGCTCATGGATGGATGCTAAGCTTATTGAACTTTACGGAAATAAGTTTAATAAATAAAAAACTCTTAATGTAATAACAGCTCTAAAGTATTAAACTTTAACACTAATAAAAACTTAGTAACAAAAGTTACAAGTAACGCATAATCCGTATCAATATTCCTTATAAGAGGTAATTAAAAGGAAATCATAGACACATCAATACCAATGGTTTAAATTGGAATATAAGGGTATACCTCAGTTTATGAATTATTATAAAATAAATTGTAAAGTGTCTTATACTCTACTACTCTACACCTAAGTTTGATTGAAATTTTAGAGTTTCATGAACACCTTATTTAGCCATCATTTACGCAAATATCCAACATTATACTTAGAAACTACTTGAAGAGATTAGATTACCTTTTCTAAAAAAGCATAAATAACAAACACAAATAAAAATTATTACAATGAAAAAAATTTTTTACGTCCTATTATCACTAATCACATTTATATCTTGCAAAAAGCAAAAGCCAACATTAAATTACGCCATCGTAAAGGGAAAACTTGACGGGGCTAATTCTGGTGACATTATTATTGCAAATAGCTTAAAAAAAACATCTAGCTATACTATAAAAATTAATGAAGATGGCAGTTTTCTAGACACACTAGATCTTGTTCAAGGCTATTACGATTTTAAATATAATAATAAAAAAACATCTCTCTACTTAGATAAAGGTTTCGACTTATCTATTACTGCAAACACAAAAAATATTGATAGCACATTTTCAATAAGCGGTAATGGGTCTGTAGAAAATAATTTTATAAAATATTCAGAAATGGATTTGAAAAAATTTACAGGGAATGAAAACTTCTATCTCTTAGAAGAATCTGCTTTTGCAAAAAAAATGGATGAATTAAAATCATTAAAAACAAATTTAGTTGCGAGTAATGATGAATTACCCACTAAATTTAAAGCCTTTAAAGAAAAAGAGATTGAATATAACTATTTATATTCTCTAAACTCTTATGAAAGATTTCATAAAATATATACAAAAAATCCTGATTTTAAAGTTTCTGATGAGTTTTTAACCTCTCTAAAAAATATCGATTATAATAATGAAAAAGATTATTGGCTATACATAACATATCAATATTTAGTAGCAAAACATTACACCAAACAAGCTGAAAAATTGAGTGAAATAAAATCTATACCAGAGGATATTGCGTCTTTAAGAACTTATGCAAAAGTTCCAAGCGAATCTATTAAAAACAATTTATCGAAGAAAGGTTCCACTTTTGCTATAACCATTACAAAACATTTAGATGATTATTATAACGCATTTAAAAAAGCTAATACAGATAAAGAACAATTAAAAATAATTGAAGAGTACTATAACAAACTAAAACAGGTTGAACCAGGAAATCCATCACCAAAATTCTATAATTATGAAAATTATAATGGAAACACCACATCCTTGGAGGATTTAAAAGGCAAATATGTTTACATTGATGTTTGGGCAACTTGGTGTGCACCATGTAGGAAGGAAATTCCTTTTTTAAAGAAAATTGAAAAAAATTACCACAATAAAAATATTCATTTTGTGAGCATATCACTAGATACACCTCAAAATCATAAAAAGTGGAAGAATATGATTAAAAAAGAAGAACTTGGAGGCATTCAGTTATTGGCTGATAATGATTTCCAGTCAGAGTTTGTAAAAGACTATGTCATTAAAGGCATTCCAAGATTTATTTTGTTAGATCCCAATGGCAATATTGTAAATTCCAACGCACCAAGGCCTTCCAACGAAAAACTTATCGATTTACTTGATGAATTGAATATCTAACATATTTAAAATAGAATTTTAACATTTCATTAATAGGGGGGGATCTCAAATAAAGCATCTTGTATATATAAAGATTATCTACTTAGTTTTTATTCATATTATAGAATTAGTCACTCGTATATGAAGAAAAATAAAAGGGCTGTCTTTTAAGCAGCCCTTTTTGTTTAAAACTATAAAAAGATAAATAAAGAACTATTTAACGTTTTAAAAAGTAAAGCAATTTATGAAACAATCATTTTTTACACTTATTTTTTGTGCAGTCCTTAATTTAGGAGCTGTCTCTCAAACAATTGACTATAATAGCCAATTGCCAATTGATACCTCAATTAAAAAAGGGGTATTGCCAAACGGGTTAACTTACTACATAAAAAGTACCGATGTAGTTAAAGGCGCGGCAAGCTATTACATTATACAAAACGTGGGTTCTATTTTGGAAAACGACAACCAACAAGGGTTGGCACACTTTTTAGAGCACATGGCGTTTAACGGTACCGAAAACTTCCCTGGTAAAGGTATTTTAAACACCTTACAAAAACACGGTGCTGTTTTTGGAAAAGACATTAATGCCTACACTAGTTTTGATGAAACAGTGTACAACTTAAACAACATACCAACCAAAGAAGGTTTGGTAGATACCTGTTTAACTGTTTTGCACGATTGGTCCAACTATCTTTTATTAACTGATGAAGAAATTGATGCCGAACGTGGTGTAATTAAAGAAGAATGGCGTACACGCCAAAACGGACGCATGCGTTTATTTAAAAAGAGTTTACCTGTAACTTTTAATCAATCAAAGTATTCTGATAGAATGCCCATTGGTTTGATGAGTATTGTAGAAGGCTTTGAGTACAAAGCACTAAGAGATTTTTATCACGATTGGTACAGGACAGATTTACAAGCCATCGCCATAATTGGAGATGTAGATGTTAATGGGATAGAGCAAAAAATTATTGAGAAGTTTTCTACAATACCAGCGGTAGATAACCCAAAAGAACGATACG from Tamlana crocina includes:
- a CDS encoding RNA polymerase sigma-70 factor, giving the protein MNLVLDEIRKKNEKVFKNFFDKNYKDLVIYANGFLYCKDASEDVVQEVFIYLWENASSLDIKTSLKNYLYSMVRNRCFNYLKSIKIADSYKVLDFNNTLFSEQVLDKASEEEKKIVYKQILKIVDSLPDKMQQIVKLKFFQNYKYSEIATEMGVSVNTVKTQLKRAKLKISEMLTIILVLFEING
- a CDS encoding FecR family protein; this translates as MDFKILIKKLNNTLSKNEEGIFDEWYNESAEHKRYFDSVKENYSKDIEIVDIQKGWKSISGKIELKPKKTNYWKYAVAASVVLLFSISFLFKYSNNNPKSEQQIVNATVEPGKDKATLTLENGTEIALQKGAVYQSETSVSNGEQITYQSNNKNTNEIKYNYLTIPRGGQFFIKLADGTQVWLNSESKLKYPVSFSNNEVRKVELVYGEAYFDVSPSEANNGTRFKVLTKGQEIEVLGTEFNVKAYEDETHIYTTLVEGKVALQVSEHNEGLLPNQQAVVNKNNSNVLITTVETKYEIAWKNGLFSFKNKTLKEIMKVLSRWYDVNVVLEDEATENIMFNGQLSKHQNIENILNLIKNTNFINAYDIDGKTITIKK
- a CDS encoding SusC/RagA family TonB-linked outer membrane protein, whose product is MEINLRNVFFSQRKKLIKVVMKSFVFLLCATVFGFTSNNILSQNVKINVDANKTLSVDGVFDLIMNQTDYSFVYQANSFDYHPKVQLKRGKIKIEKLLQLALTKGEYFYDLSSDKTIVIKKIPERTIAQAIDTNLSQQNITGVVVDERGEPLPGVNVLVKGLQAGTSTDFNGEYKVNIRNQNENTVLIFTFMGYKDQEVVVGNKTVIDVKMVPSLADLDEVVVIGYGTSKIKDATGVISRISAKDIEYAPMGASVESLLQGRSAGVNVQIQSASPTSPISVIIRGASSLSGNNQPLWVIDGVPQYSSTTSGNIANTLYNLNLNDVKSVDILKDASATAVYGSRAANGVVIVTTKKGKAGMKPVFEVSSRVGVQVMDFNGYQYFEADEYKDFADAAAREMVMARPGFDYFSRLYLDQQAFFDLNSSEYDKTDLQVLPTAYFDGNTKWQEEMTQNPIVTQHDFSVRGGSEATTYFVSFNYRNMEGIVKTGKSELYGGRVNFDTRINSNIKFGLNLSGSTRNSDDKDYMLDILKKVRPDIPAFNEDGSIFTKDRYTENPYTTLKNIRSGKGITFNGTAFLDIGIVNGLDFRTAFTNNYTDSQNLNYSRSGSTFNTTGSRSWFNSKASLNVWENTLTYAKMINNKHDIRALAGYSVENNIVRGYSMDATNFPDDDILNNFSSAASVGNITETQTENALISQFARLHYKFDDRYIISGTIRRDGSSRFGADKRWGIFPSGAAAWLVSSEKFMQNENITKYVNYLKLRASLGLSGSQNLGNFDWITQVGSTRYNENPAIQPSSIGNPNLQWEQTQMFDLGLDFGLLDDRIYGSVGIYQKRSDELIYSSPLAPSSAFSNITSNVASIKNDGFEFDIKYDILRASNQRLTFDFNFAKNVTKVTKINGDTEELLFPSSRTTYIKMIEGEETGQWFGFQTAGRFYVNAEDAIANQGRTETGQTTYLNSAQETAGDLIFIDQDGDGKITNEDRVNLGSSVPKGFGGFGLTYRYKGLFVNAAFTYAFGHTRLWKMPLSDIGYVGNYNQSNLIAGQSTILNSPYEASYPRMAQYGIGSNNRFSDFYLHDASYLRLNALNITYKLPSKLFKNMVVNGIDLTFQATNLFTITKYPGFDPQGNWTSSSIGSGMAVDASTYPAAQIYNLGIKINLQ
- a CDS encoding RagB/SusD family nutrient uptake outer membrane protein, which gives rise to MKNLLNISLFTLIVTVSACSDFLEKEPSYSLNEENALTSFSKVEAALGGIYANFRTDNWSGALYVTLATKSGFVRWSSGDYEMEYNQLNNTYTGNGFWGTFYQTLNAANFAINGANNLPQNAVPSEADREALIAEGRCLRAWININLLWNYGHWWSDDNANPYGLLYRDEITNLSNVEKARISVGDSYDKIFEDLDYAIDKLGSFSSSRYVSKEFAKILKAKILLYRGGYNNNTSELNEALALVNDVLDSSPAGFAMQEDLAQVYEDAWDSPENLFVRYLDEDGRRTSNAGYWYPYGLSQIVGDRLPLGPGESLTAGLEYGIDWFKADPRWDIVTGPVRGAETWDNRMYYTWPKLARLGRYAGLQSNPPNEKYAAYYFRYPELYIMKSELLARTGASISDAIAPINIMRSIRTNPSLPSLNPSNEQELMDLIFQEYFLETFLENGSEFFASLRFMKAGKPWIETIKGGKPLEENKICYPIPNEEMVNNRLMIQNPDLE
- a CDS encoding DUF4465 domain-containing protein is translated as MKFIQKHIQIIAILTYLLSLYSCADDSIELKIPYPNDVTFNELELDRFTYKIPTTPFTTGDEKSGVITVNVSVGGSGAYSGFALSNKNWRSYPWNLSPDFAPAGGITPAEKQASIDSTAFSVTTVRPNRTENYLVGRADGEDAYFTLSTPATVEHVLVANTTYNYLLASYGSIYSGTFNTETQSYTIDGSRVRNIQNPNTSASRYGRFTLPAPNGSNAVRLSGHAELAKREAGTTAAEATRNAGGTETEAINDSIAAYNALSTGYIKLKIEGYLNETLTGDVDFYLAALPNIDPENPEYDFILNDWTKVDLTSLGEVDKVLFKISSSYTDEVGTMVYDPTFCLDGIRLTN
- a CDS encoding TlpA disulfide reductase family protein — translated: MQLIKLINITAIVFFSLLWSAQITTAEAVASTKNSFVINGELKNLSKDIWVHLSVKGTKSPIDSVKTHQGKFVFKGRVETPSLYTLTFLRNKKKKNSRPPYQPSFQLFLENSNISLQADLNLLPNSYSELYKNPLAYKTVKVSGSKSHDQFMDFKNTQDILDQKRSNLFMDKYIAYLNPKDGAVKGSISEGISIVQEIDAAASKAKENIITFISKNKNNYVGLAVAKNRLNKFNFNEIETIINNFSSEIKESQAFANFKTEATRVMASAKGAKFIDFNFKDHHGNLVKLSDHVGKGKYVLLEFWASWCGPCRTDIPHLKEAYKAYHPSGFEVISISMDESKEKWLEAIKEEKMSWLQVSDLKAFDGELNKLYNFQGIPTCILIDPSGYIVTRNMRGSWMDAKLIELYGNKFNK
- a CDS encoding TlpA disulfide reductase family protein codes for the protein MKKIFYVLLSLITFISCKKQKPTLNYAIVKGKLDGANSGDIIIANSLKKTSSYTIKINEDGSFLDTLDLVQGYYDFKYNNKKTSLYLDKGFDLSITANTKNIDSTFSISGNGSVENNFIKYSEMDLKKFTGNENFYLLEESAFAKKMDELKSLKTNLVASNDELPTKFKAFKEKEIEYNYLYSLNSYERFHKIYTKNPDFKVSDEFLTSLKNIDYNNEKDYWLYITYQYLVAKHYTKQAEKLSEIKSIPEDIASLRTYAKVPSESIKNNLSKKGSTFAITITKHLDDYYNAFKKANTDKEQLKIIEEYYNKLKQVEPGNPSPKFYNYENYNGNTTSLEDLKGKYVYIDVWATWCAPCRKEIPFLKKIEKNYHNKNIHFVSISLDTPQNHKKWKNMIKKEELGGIQLLADNDFQSEFVKDYVIKGIPRFILLDPNGNIVNSNAPRPSNEKLIDLLDELNI